A portion of the Panthera tigris isolate Pti1 chromosome E1, P.tigris_Pti1_mat1.1, whole genome shotgun sequence genome contains these proteins:
- the BHLHA9 gene encoding class A basic helix-loop-helix protein 9, translated as MHRGGPGPGLRGLKGAEGPAEDLGGSCLEAGRDFGVLKENGEAEETASGRKRARPARSKARRMAANVRERKRILDYNEAFNALRRALRHDLGGKRLSKIATLRRAIHRIAALSLVLRASPAPRWHCGHLECHGQAARAGGGGDAGSSPPPPAPPPPGPFAPRCASCSPHTHPGRPRAVAEAQGAAQASAGSWRRGPGAPLAWPRGHPRAGPGLGFQHS; from the coding sequence ATGCACCGAGGCGGGCCGGGACCAGGCCTCAGAGGCCTGAAGGGGGCCGAGGGCCCCGCCGAGGACTTGGGGGGCTCTTGCCTGGAGGCCGGCAGGGATTTTGGGGTGCTGAAGGAGAACGGCGAGGCCGAGGAGACGGCGAGCGGCAGGAAACGCGCCCGGCCGGCGCGCTCCAAGGCGCGGCGCATGGCGGCCAACGTGCGGGAGCGCAAGCGCATCCTGGACTACAACGAGGCCTTCAACGCGCTGCGCAGGGCGCTGCGGCACGACCTGGGCGGCAAGAGGCTCTCCAAGATCGCCACGCTGCGCAGGGCCATCCACCGCATCGCGGCGCTCTCCCTAGTCCTGCGCGCCAGCCCCGCGCCCCGCTGGCACTGCGGGCACCTGGAGTGCCACGGCCAGGCCGCGCGTGCCGGGGGCGGCGGGGACGCGGGCTCCagcccgccgccgcccgccccgccgccccccggcCCCTTCGCGCCGCGCTGCGCCTCGTGTTCCCCGCACACGCACCCGGGACGGCCCAGGGCGGTGGCCGAGGCTCAGGGCGCGGCCCAGGCGTCCGCGGGAAGCTGGCGCCGCGGTCCCGGGGCTCCCTTGGCCTGGCCGCGGGGCCACCCGCGAGCGGGACCCGGGTTGGGCTTCCAGCACTCCTGA